A single region of the Solwaraspora sp. WMMD406 genome encodes:
- the eccB gene encoding type VII secretion protein EccB, which yields MYARRDQVQAQAYVNRRLILAVLTADPDAPEVPTQRTTFGMIAGSVIMGLIVAGFAVFGLIVPGGSTAWREPGALVLEKETGATYLYVDGTLHPVRNHTSARLLLGGEPNLVSVSRRSLDGTPHGPALGLPDAPESLPDPDALNHGPWSVCAGFRLDDTGVVTPLVSLIVAELPDTTEVADDSAVLARAPDDSWYVIWRGTRLKVTRPWIPTALGLDPATALPVAASWLNAVPAGPDLAPPAVPGRGGAGRQLDGDQTRIGQLFAVRDVAGDQTYYLLRADGLVQLSDLDAALVLADPDTAAAYPDGPVVARPLSAATPAGALAPVTAGTGGDRPTALPRQVTVGAGQAACVLATPATEGAQAELVLAAAAATTAAPVVAPAGSPADGRLADRVRVAGSSGALIRPVVAPDVPGIAYFLVTDEGIKYPIPSQAVLLALGYDASDAVAMAPQLLSLLPTGPALDLAPIVG from the coding sequence GTGTACGCGCGTCGTGACCAGGTACAGGCACAGGCCTACGTCAACCGGCGGCTGATCCTGGCGGTGCTCACCGCCGACCCGGACGCGCCGGAGGTGCCCACCCAGCGGACCACCTTCGGCATGATCGCCGGGTCCGTCATCATGGGCCTGATAGTGGCCGGCTTCGCCGTTTTCGGGCTGATCGTTCCGGGCGGGTCGACGGCATGGCGGGAGCCCGGCGCGCTGGTGCTGGAAAAGGAGACCGGGGCGACCTACCTGTACGTCGACGGGACGCTGCACCCGGTCCGCAACCACACCTCGGCCCGGTTGCTGCTCGGCGGCGAGCCGAACCTGGTCTCGGTGTCGCGTCGGTCGCTGGACGGGACGCCGCACGGTCCGGCGCTGGGCCTGCCGGACGCGCCGGAGAGCCTGCCGGACCCGGACGCGCTCAACCACGGCCCGTGGAGCGTGTGCGCCGGGTTCCGACTCGACGACACCGGCGTGGTGACACCGCTGGTGAGCCTGATCGTGGCCGAGCTGCCGGACACCACCGAGGTCGCCGACGATTCGGCGGTGCTGGCCCGCGCACCCGACGACAGCTGGTACGTGATCTGGCGGGGCACCCGGTTGAAGGTGACCAGGCCGTGGATTCCGACCGCGCTCGGCCTCGACCCGGCCACCGCGCTGCCGGTGGCGGCGAGCTGGCTCAACGCGGTGCCGGCCGGTCCTGATCTGGCCCCGCCGGCGGTCCCGGGACGCGGTGGTGCGGGACGCCAGCTCGACGGTGACCAGACCCGGATCGGGCAGCTCTTCGCCGTCCGGGACGTGGCCGGTGACCAGACGTACTACCTACTGCGCGCCGACGGCTTGGTGCAACTGTCCGATTTGGACGCAGCGCTGGTGCTCGCCGACCCGGACACTGCGGCGGCCTACCCCGACGGACCGGTCGTCGCCCGGCCGCTGAGCGCCGCCACCCCCGCTGGCGCGCTCGCCCCGGTCACGGCGGGGACCGGCGGCGACCGTCCCACCGCGTTGCCGCGCCAGGTGACGGTGGGCGCCGGCCAGGCCGCCTGCGTGCTGGCGACCCCGGCGACCGAGGGTGCGCAGGCCGAACTGGTGCTGGCGGCGGCAGCGGCGACGACCGCCGCCCCCGTCGTCGCGCCCGCGGGCTCACCCGCCGACGGCCGACTGGCCGACCGGGTACGGGTCGCGGGCAGCAGCGGCGCGCTGATCCGTCCGGTTGTCGCCCCGGACGTACCCGGCATCGCCTACTTCCTGGTCACCGACGAAGGCATCAAGTATCCGATCCCGTCACAGGCGGTGCTGCTGGCACTCGGCTACGACGCCTCCGACGCTGTGGCGATGGCACCACAACTGCTGAGCCTGCTGCCCACCGGACCCGCCCTCGACCTCGCGCCCATCGTCGGTTGA